From one Anaerococcus prevotii DSM 20548 genomic stretch:
- a CDS encoding L-2-amino-thiazoline-4-carboxylic acid hydrolase: MKYKGFYFLLFKGPMKKVLIEKYDKAYASEIIKKSKIIYRKLIEEADDIGNDNPMAYNEMFALAFVAPYIASEKKIPPEIIQEMMRQSLYSVKWYFSLINLNTKRGKELNKKNILKYYKWYTEEKEKLYPTSFKVDFEGQPYEGACYYRITRCPICIYTKKLNVFELMPLFCELDDLMISLQHGVLHRKETIAKGGDYCDYFIVGDKV, encoded by the coding sequence ATGAAATACAAAGGTTTTTATTTCTTATTATTTAAAGGTCCAATGAAGAAAGTTCTTATAGAAAAGTATGATAAAGCATATGCTTCAGAAATTATTAAAAAGAGCAAAATAATTTATCGAAAATTAATAGAAGAAGCAGATGATATCGGCAATGACAATCCTATGGCATACAATGAGATGTTCGCCCTTGCCTTTGTTGCTCCTTATATAGCAAGCGAGAAAAAGATTCCACCAGAAATCATTCAGGAAATGATGCGCCAATCCCTTTATTCTGTCAAATGGTATTTTTCCTTAATTAATCTAAATACTAAGAGGGGGAAAGAGCTCAATAAGAAAAATATTCTTAAATATTACAAGTGGTATACAGAGGAAAAAGAAAAGCTATATCCAACGTCCTTTAAGGTTGATTTTGAGGGTCAACCCTATGAGGGTGCTTGTTATTATAGAATTACTCGTTGTCCTATATGTATATATACCAAAAAACTCAATGTGTTTGAACTGATGCCACTTTTCTGTGAGCTTGACGATTTGATGATAAGCCTTCAACATGGAGTTTTACATAGGAAAGAAACTATCGCCAAGGGAGGAGATTACTGTGATTACTTCATTGTGGGAGATAAAGTGTAA
- the ureB gene encoding urease subunit beta has product MIPGEVFYKDEDLILNEDFEAIELEVTNTGDRAVQIGSHFHFFEVNRYLKFDRKKAFGKKLDIPAGNAIRFEPGQTHRVRLIDIGGNGRVIGFNGLTNGITHDIKKEEAMKNLIQKGYANINSDGEE; this is encoded by the coding sequence ATGATTCCAGGTGAAGTTTTTTATAAAGATGAAGATTTAATTTTAAATGAAGATTTCGAAGCTATAGAACTAGAAGTAACAAATACTGGAGATAGGGCTGTACAAATCGGCTCTCATTTTCATTTTTTTGAAGTAAATAGATATTTAAAATTCGATCGTAAAAAGGCCTTTGGAAAAAAACTAGACATTCCTGCAGGAAATGCTATTAGATTTGAACCAGGTCAAACCCATAGGGTAAGATTAATTGATATCGGCGGAAATGGAAGGGTTATAGGCTTTAATGGACTTACAAATGGTATAACTCATGATATCAAAAAAGAGGAAGCCATGAAAAACCTAATTCAAAAAGGCTATGCTAATATCAATAGTGATGGGGAGGAATAG
- a CDS encoding urease accessory protein UreD, which produces MKKTYARASRLYLEFENKDDTTILKDIYNSPPFLVMHTFKYGDFTKAMIMSSSPGILEGDRQEERFYAKKNSKVLLSSQSYEKVYKMNEDSFASRRVEICGEEKSDFIFKLLPMILYKDADFREDIKVDLEKDARLIFSNCFVAGRIGRGESFEFKSYKTNLDINLDSKLIYTEKNLIRPREQNINELGLMEGYDHFLSMVAINFSNEDNIGEIRKIIEKNSQKRGLKGGASLSFRNDIQIRILGKMGQDLIECEKEIIDYLIEKGGRICI; this is translated from the coding sequence ATGAAAAAAACATACGCAAGAGCCAGCAGATTATATTTAGAGTTTGAAAATAAGGATGACACAACAATCCTAAAAGATATTTATAATTCTCCACCATTCTTAGTCATGCACACCTTCAAATACGGTGACTTTACCAAGGCTATGATTATGAGCTCAAGCCCAGGTATCCTGGAAGGCGATAGGCAAGAAGAAAGATTTTATGCAAAAAAAAATAGCAAGGTCTTGCTTTCTTCTCAATCATATGAAAAAGTTTATAAGATGAACGAGGATTCTTTCGCAAGTCGTAGGGTCGAAATTTGTGGAGAAGAAAAATCTGACTTTATTTTTAAACTTTTACCCATGATTCTCTACAAGGATGCAGATTTTAGGGAGGATATCAAGGTCGATTTAGAAAAAGATGCCAGGCTTATTTTTTCTAACTGCTTTGTAGCTGGTAGAATTGGCAGGGGAGAAAGCTTTGAATTTAAAAGCTACAAGACTAATCTAGATATAAACCTTGATAGCAAACTTATCTATACCGAAAAAAACCTCATAAGGCCAAGAGAACAAAATATAAATGAACTTGGTTTGATGGAAGGCTATGACCACTTTTTGTCCATGGTTGCTATAAATTTTTCCAATGAAGATAATATTGGCGAAATCCGTAAAATAATTGAAAAGAATAGCCAAAAAAGAGGCCTAAAAGGTGGGGCAAGTTTAAGTTTTAGAAATGATATTCAAATTAGGATTTTGGGCAAGATGGGCCAGGATCTAATAGAATGTGAAAAAGAAATTATAGATTATTTGATTGAAAAAGGGGGAAGGATATGCATTTAG
- a CDS encoding urease accessory protein UreE: MIIEKIIGNVFDINEENLKINWLNMPYDHAHKKIQRFEYDGLDLGLKLSEEDRQRGLKHGDIIYREANVIYAINIEELECLKLSIDEAKSFVNLAYIIGNRHAKLYWSEDDKSLITPYEKTLEEMLKNVDGIKIDKVMAKLLPKNNLMAILPQGQVVDHHSHDHDQDHHHE; encoded by the coding sequence GTGATAATAGAAAAAATTATTGGAAATGTTTTTGATATAAATGAAGAAAATTTAAAAATAAACTGGCTTAATATGCCTTACGACCATGCCCATAAGAAAATTCAAAGATTTGAATATGATGGCCTGGACTTGGGTTTAAAGCTTTCTGAAGAAGATAGACAAAGAGGCCTAAAGCATGGAGATATAATTTATCGAGAAGCTAATGTAATTTATGCTATCAATATCGAAGAGCTAGAATGCTTAAAGCTCTCCATAGATGAGGCTAAGTCCTTTGTTAACTTGGCATATATTATTGGTAATCGCCATGCAAAATTGTACTGGTCGGAAGATGACAAATCTTTAATAACACCATACGAGAAGACTCTCGAAGAAATGCTAAAGAACGTAGATGGTATAAAGATCGATAAGGTCATGGCTAAATTATTGCCAAAAAACAACTTGATGGCAATTCTACCTCAAGGTCAAGTAGTTGATCATCATAGTCACGACCATGACCAAGATCACCACCATGAATAG
- a CDS encoding urease subunit gamma yields the protein MHLVPKDIERLMIFTAGEVARKRKERGLKLNYPEAVALISAELYEMARDGKTVSDLMQEGRKILTREDVMEGVPEMIKDVQIEATFPDGTKLVTVHQPIV from the coding sequence ATGCATTTAGTACCAAAAGATATTGAACGCTTGATGATATTTACAGCTGGAGAAGTTGCCAGAAAGCGTAAAGAACGTGGACTTAAATTAAACTATCCTGAAGCAGTCGCTCTAATCAGTGCTGAGCTTTATGAAATGGCTCGTGATGGCAAGACTGTTTCAGATTTGATGCAAGAAGGTAGGAAGATTCTAACAAGGGAAGATGTCATGGAAGGGGTTCCTGAAATGATTAAGGATGTGCAAATCGAAGCCACATTTCCTGATGGAACCAAGCTTGTAACAGTCCATCAACCAATCGTATAG
- a CDS encoding urease accessory protein UreF: MNRKKYEEELILLQLNDSQFPIGSYSHSYGLENYILKNLIKDSNDTKKYLINYLKTSFYYNDLLAVYLAYNYFIEEKKDELLELNIRLQAQKSQKELREASEKLGSRLISTVHKMDIAMPQKYYDYLDYHKKNDIIIHHAVAYALITASLDIDLTASLLSFAFNMAQNLVITAVKTVPISQFDGQKILYEIYDLIIYLVTKIDKLDEDYYFTAYPGVEVASMQHEVLYSRLYMS, encoded by the coding sequence ATGAATAGAAAAAAATATGAAGAAGAGCTCATCCTACTTCAATTAAATGATAGTCAATTTCCTATAGGTTCTTATTCTCATTCTTATGGACTTGAGAATTATATCCTAAAGAATTTGATTAAAGATTCGAATGATACAAAAAAATATTTAATAAACTATTTGAAAACTAGCTTCTATTATAATGACCTTTTAGCTGTATATCTAGCTTACAATTATTTTATAGAAGAAAAAAAAGATGAGCTTTTAGAGTTGAATATCAGATTGCAGGCTCAAAAAAGCCAAAAAGAGTTAAGGGAAGCTTCAGAGAAGTTAGGATCAAGACTTATATCGACAGTTCATAAGATGGACATAGCTATGCCACAAAAATATTACGACTACCTAGATTATCATAAGAAAAATGACATTATCATCCATCACGCAGTCGCCTATGCTCTAATTACAGCAAGTCTTGATATTGATTTGACCGCATCTCTTTTGAGTTTTGCCTTTAATATGGCACAGAATCTAGTGATTACAGCTGTTAAGACTGTTCCTATCAGCCAGTTTGATGGGCAGAAAATCTTATATGAAATCTATGACTTGATAATATATTTAGTTACAAAGATAGATAAATTGGATGAGGATTATTATTTTACTGCCTATCCAGGTGTAGAAGTTGCTTCAATGCAACATGAAGTATTATATTCAAGACTTTATATGTCTTAG
- a CDS encoding class I SAM-dependent methyltransferase translates to MKQENFIDNKKIRANYKNCVPESLLKKLIFGSIAAFILFIAFGISNLVFTGRARLICALIFGYATLKLTFFAIWMRVLHRAFDFNEKRKLAKTIIERTADYVKIPDGGLGLDVGCGSGALTIACAKKNQKATMVGCDIWKGSYKSEFSKALCENNAKLEGIENVRFEEGNAVNLPFEDESFDALTSNYVYHNVAGQNKQRLLLEIFRVLKKGGIFVIHDLMSKSRYGDMNKFMEKLKKDGYEDVQLIDTTKGLFMSHKESLLLGLSGSALLIGRK, encoded by the coding sequence ATGAAACAAGAAAATTTTATTGATAACAAGAAAATAAGAGCTAACTATAAAAACTGTGTTCCTGAAAGCTTGCTAAAGAAATTAATATTTGGAAGTATTGCAGCTTTTATTCTATTTATAGCCTTTGGTATCAGTAATCTTGTATTTACCGGAAGAGCTCGTCTCATCTGTGCCCTTATTTTCGGATATGCTACGCTGAAACTTACTTTCTTTGCAATATGGATGAGAGTACTACATAGGGCTTTTGATTTCAATGAAAAAAGAAAGCTTGCCAAAACAATTATAGAAAGGACTGCAGATTATGTAAAAATTCCAGATGGTGGCCTGGGCTTAGATGTAGGATGTGGTAGCGGTGCACTTACCATTGCTTGTGCAAAGAAAAATCAAAAAGCAACCATGGTGGGCTGTGACATATGGAAAGGTTCATATAAAAGTGAATTTTCTAAAGCACTCTGTGAAAATAATGCAAAATTAGAGGGAATAGAAAATGTGAGATTTGAAGAAGGGAATGCAGTGAATCTTCCTTTTGAAGATGAAAGTTTTGATGCATTGACAAGCAACTATGTTTATCACAATGTTGCAGGGCAAAACAAACAAAGACTTTTACTAGAAATATTTCGTGTACTTAAAAAAGGTGGAATTTTTGTTATCCATGATTTGATGAGTAAGTCAAGATATGGAGATATGAATAAATTTATGGAAAAGCTGAAAAAAGATGGCTATGAAGATGTGCAATTAATTGATACAACAAAGGGTCTTTTTATGAGTCACAAAGAATCTTTATTACTTGGACTTTCTGGCTCAGCTCTTCTTATTGGGAGAAAATAA
- the ureG gene encoding urease accessory protein UreG gives MDYVKIGVAGPVGCGKTHLIEKLVEEFKKDYRVAVVTNDIYTEEDANYLKDQGILERDRIRGVETGGCPHTAIRDDVSMNLEACEDLVRNFKDIEIIFIESGGDNLSATFSPDLVDATIFVIDVAAGGDIPRKGGPGILRSDLLIINKKDLAPYVGVDLEAMRKDTLAQRGDRPFIFTNIKNGDGLYDVYDWIRKQVLLEDLK, from the coding sequence ATGGATTACGTAAAAATTGGTGTCGCAGGCCCTGTTGGTTGCGGCAAGACACATTTGATAGAAAAACTAGTAGAAGAATTCAAAAAAGATTACAGGGTAGCGGTAGTTACTAATGATATATATACAGAAGAAGATGCAAACTACCTAAAAGATCAAGGGATTCTCGAAAGAGATAGGATAAGAGGAGTAGAAACTGGAGGATGTCCTCATACAGCTATAAGAGATGATGTTTCTATGAACCTTGAAGCTTGTGAGGATTTAGTCAGAAATTTTAAGGATATAGAAATAATCTTTATCGAAAGTGGTGGAGACAATCTATCAGCAACCTTTAGTCCTGACCTTGTAGATGCCACCATCTTTGTAATAGATGTAGCTGCAGGTGGGGATATACCAAGAAAAGGAGGCCCAGGAATTTTAAGATCAGACCTTCTTATCATAAACAAAAAAGATTTAGCTCCTTATGTTGGCGTTGACCTTGAGGCTATGAGAAAGGATACCCTAGCCCAAAGAGGAGATCGTCCATTTATATTCACTAATATCAAAAATGGCGATGGCCTTTATGATGTCTATGATTGGATAAGAAAGCAAGTCTTATTAGAAGATTTAAAATAA
- a CDS encoding alpha/beta fold hydrolase, with translation MKFISYGNRNKKSILFIHGLASTADQCFKPLLPYLQDYFVIFCELDGHYGTNPKDLISMEETIDSIESYILNEMSGSVYGICGFSMGATIAVELIGRGDISTSRVLLDGAITAELGLMARPFTCAFIIGTSRIKNKKPIPKFLLDKIMGKDNLSVIEMVYPQISKTTIKNACKFIYHYKPPKNLTKFSNPVMFWRGSEEPIPEKSEKILREYIPQMETEVFEGMGHGQFLHEHSQEYAEKLKLFLENK, from the coding sequence ATGAAATTTATTAGCTACGGAAATAGAAATAAGAAGTCGATACTATTTATTCATGGACTTGCCTCTACTGCAGACCAATGTTTCAAACCTCTTCTGCCTTATTTGCAAGATTATTTTGTAATTTTTTGTGAATTGGACGGACATTATGGGACTAACCCAAAAGATTTAATTTCAATGGAGGAAACCATAGATTCCATAGAAAGTTACATATTAAATGAAATGAGCGGGAGTGTCTATGGCATATGCGGTTTTTCTATGGGAGCAACTATAGCTGTTGAACTAATTGGAAGAGGAGACATTTCTACATCGAGAGTCCTCTTAGATGGGGCGATTACTGCCGAGTTGGGCTTGATGGCAAGGCCATTTACCTGTGCTTTTATCATTGGTACAAGTAGGATCAAAAACAAAAAGCCAATACCTAAATTTTTATTAGATAAGATTATGGGCAAGGATAATCTAAGCGTAATAGAAATGGTCTATCCGCAAATTTCAAAAACCACTATTAAAAATGCCTGCAAGTTTATCTATCATTATAAGCCTCCAAAAAATTTAACTAAGTTTTCAAATCCAGTAATGTTTTGGAGGGGGAGCGAAGAGCCAATCCCTGAAAAAAGTGAAAAGATATTAAGAGAGTATATTCCACAAATGGAAACAGAAGTATTTGAAGGAATGGGCCACGGACAATTTCTCCACGAACATTCTCAAGAATATGCTGAGAAATTAAAGTTATTTTTGGAAAATAAATAA